Proteins encoded together in one Lathyrus oleraceus cultivar Zhongwan6 chromosome 5, CAAS_Psat_ZW6_1.0, whole genome shotgun sequence window:
- the LOC127082210 gene encoding uncharacterized protein LOC127082210 gives MPISTKLQVRSKPRAILKPGGNIVPVHEETTKHNKKKTQGPRKQVTEISDSVVVGSNVCLDLDTTCSSDSSSVKKVNSANGNGSSKMKRNGFKPPVRVVIDAAHVSPPYKGSPPSKTCDWITPNSDPVYTAFHDQEWGVPVVDDDTKLFELLVFSQALAEHTWPTILNHRDIFRQFFENFDPSSIAKFNEKKLVTPKVNGNPLLSEQKLRAIVENAKQLLKLQHEFGSFSNYCWKFVNNKPIKNEFRYGRQIPVKTPKAELISKDLMRRGFQCVGPKVVYSFMQVSGLVNNHLLTCFRCQQCNVGMKNEIKTE, from the exons ATGCCCATTTCAACCAAGCTTCAGGTTCGTTCTAAACCGCGAGCTATTCTGAAACCAGGCGGAAACATAGTTCCGGTTCATGAAGAAACAACGAAACATAACAAGAAGAAAACACAGGGTCCCAGAAAACAAGTTACGGAAATTTCTGACTCCGTTGTTGTCGGAAGTAACGTGTGTTTGGATTTAGACACCACGTGTTCCTCGGATTCGTCTTCTGTCAAAAAGGTCAACTCTGCGAATGGAAATGGAAGTTCAAAGATGAAGCGCAACGGGTTTAAGCCGCCGGTGAGGGTTGTGATCGATGCTGCCCACGTGTCTCCGCCTTATAAGGGCTCACCACCGTCCAAGACATGCGATTGGATCACACCAAATTCAG ACCCTGTTTACACTGCTTTCCATGACCAAGAATGGGGTGTTCCAGTTGTTGATGATGATACAAAGCTTTTTGAGCTTCTAGTATTTTCACAAGCATTAGCAGAACACACTTGGCCAACCATTCTTAACCACAGAGACATATTCAGGCAA TTTTTCGAAAACTTTGATCCATCCTCAATCGCAAAGTTTAATGAGAAGAAGTTAGTAACACCAAAAGTAAATGGCAACCCTTTGTTATCAGAACAAAAGCTTCGCGCCATTGTGGAAAACGCTAAACAATTACTTAAG CTTCAGCATGAGTTTGGTTCATTCAGCAATTACTGTTGGAAATTCGTTAACAACAAACCGATAAAAAATGAATTTCGATACGGACGACAGATACCTGTGAAAACTCCGAAAGCCGAACTCATTAGCAAGGATTTGATGAGAAGAGGCTTCCAATGTGTTGGACCAAAAGTAGTTTATTCATTCATGCAAGTATCAGGGCTAGTTAATAACCATTTATTAACATGCTTCAGGTGCCAACAATGCAACGTGGgaatgaaaaatgaaattaaaacTGAATAG